Proteins encoded by one window of Planktothrix tepida PCC 9214:
- the moaC gene encoding cyclic pyranopterin monophosphate synthase MoaC, translating to MASNFSENSSDRLTHLNETGEARMVDVSGKVATLRQAIAGGQVRMLPTTFAAIEAGNAPKGDVLGTAKLAGIMAAKQTAQLIPLCHPLPLSKIDVQILPVPQLPGYQIQAEVITKAETGVEMEALTAVSVAALTLYDMAKALEKSIVIESIRLLSKTGGKSGDYHH from the coding sequence ATGGCAAGCAATTTTTCTGAAAATTCTTCTGATCGCCTCACCCACCTTAATGAGACGGGAGAAGCCCGCATGGTGGATGTGTCGGGGAAGGTCGCAACCCTTCGCCAAGCCATCGCAGGAGGACAAGTGCGGATGTTACCTACAACTTTTGCCGCCATTGAAGCGGGAAATGCCCCCAAAGGGGATGTTTTAGGGACAGCGAAACTCGCGGGAATCATGGCGGCTAAACAAACGGCTCAGTTAATTCCTTTGTGTCATCCCTTACCGTTAAGTAAAATTGATGTCCAAATTCTGCCCGTTCCCCAATTACCGGGGTATCAAATTCAAGCGGAAGTGATTACCAAGGCTGAAACTGGAGTGGAAATGGAAGCGTTAACGGCTGTTTCAGTGGCGGCGTTGACCTTGTATGACATGGCGAAAGCCCTAGAAAAGTCGATTGTGATTGAGTCTATCCGCTTGTTAAGTAAAACAGGGGGGAAATCGGGAGATTACCACCACTAG
- a CDS encoding 2TM domain-containing protein codes for MPPRWPRKPDRKDPDYRRLDDRMNFAIHVAIFAAINSGLWFFHNLQSADWPWLIEFTGVWLLAIAIHGIYIFAIADYSPVSSNR; via the coding sequence ATGCCTCCTCGTTGGCCCCGTAAACCCGACCGCAAAGATCCTGATTATCGTCGTTTAGATGATCGGATGAATTTTGCCATCCATGTTGCTATTTTTGCAGCGATTAATTCGGGTTTATGGTTTTTTCATAATTTACAATCGGCTGATTGGCCTTGGTTAATTGAATTTACGGGCGTTTGGTTACTTGCGATCGCTATTCATGGTATTTATATTTTTGCGATCGCTGACTATTCTCCTGTCAGTTCAAATCGATAA
- a CDS encoding DUF3181 family protein, with protein sequence MSVLDTRNIEKLAAEIGENIYIDIAKWHLYLAEAHLHTQLAEQLYPLLEKGDFTESEVQQVLQKIYVNLGGGKQTTSLVNLIPNSGIQELVRILKDFQEEL encoded by the coding sequence ATGTCTGTTTTAGATACAAGAAACATTGAAAAATTAGCGGCTGAAATTGGAGAGAATATCTATATTGATATCGCCAAATGGCATCTCTATTTAGCTGAAGCGCATTTACATACTCAATTAGCTGAACAACTGTATCCCCTTTTAGAAAAGGGAGACTTTACCGAAAGCGAAGTTCAACAAGTGTTGCAAAAAATTTATGTTAATTTAGGAGGAGGAAAACAAACTACCTCGCTTGTCAATTTAATTCCTAATTCAGGAATTCAAGAATTGGTGAGAATTTTAAAAGACTTCCAAGAAGAACTGTAA